A single Defluviitalea saccharophila DNA region contains:
- a CDS encoding histidinol-phosphate transaminase, with product MEKSKHYQHGGDLEAIEEYYGIPRHKLIDFSSNVNPLGISPKAKKELAQNLDLISTYPDRKYTQLRQKISKYTGADFESILVGNGSTELISLFITLIHPKKSLIIGPTYSEYEREIFLTGGKAEYYPLKEELNFQLDINHLKTYLSDDIDLLVICNPNNPTGSFISQKELAVILDFCRSKNIYVMIDETYIEFVENMDEVTAVPLSKTYDNLIILRGISKFFSSPGLRFGYGICGNPELIKRMDEIKNPWTINILASFGAGIMLEDGEYIGATKALIHSERSKIYNTLKEWKNIKVYKPSANFVLFKLLRDDITSSMIFEKLIAKHMIIRDASSFPFLDSRYMRFCFLLPEQNQKLLDALKDIIE from the coding sequence ATGGAAAAATCTAAACATTACCAACATGGTGGAGACCTTGAAGCTATAGAAGAATACTACGGTATTCCCAGACATAAATTGATTGACTTTAGTTCTAATGTAAATCCTTTGGGCATTTCTCCAAAGGCAAAAAAAGAGCTGGCACAAAACCTGGATTTAATTTCAACTTATCCAGATCGTAAATATACCCAACTTCGCCAAAAGATTTCTAAATATACTGGTGCCGATTTTGAATCTATATTAGTAGGAAATGGCTCGACAGAACTTATTTCTCTTTTTATTACGCTGATTCATCCTAAAAAGTCTTTGATCATTGGTCCAACTTATTCAGAATATGAAAGAGAAATATTTCTAACCGGAGGGAAAGCAGAATACTATCCTTTAAAAGAAGAATTAAATTTTCAACTGGATATCAATCATCTTAAAACCTATTTATCCGATGATATCGATCTGCTGGTAATCTGTAATCCCAATAATCCTACCGGTTCTTTCATATCTCAGAAAGAGCTTGCTGTTATTTTGGATTTCTGTAGGTCAAAAAATATCTACGTTATGATTGATGAAACCTATATCGAATTTGTAGAAAATATGGATGAGGTAACGGCTGTTCCTTTATCAAAAACCTATGATAACCTAATCATTTTAAGAGGAATATCTAAATTCTTTTCCTCTCCCGGCCTTCGTTTTGGATATGGTATATGCGGCAATCCTGAACTCATTAAACGAATGGATGAAATTAAAAATCCATGGACCATTAATATATTGGCTTCATTTGGCGCAGGAATTATGTTAGAAGACGGGGAATATATTGGGGCAACTAAAGCGCTTATACATTCAGAAAGAAGCAAAATCTACAATACTCTTAAAGAGTGGAAAAACATAAAGGTTTATAAGCCCAGTGCAAATTTTGTTCTTTTTAAACTTCTAAGGGATGATATAACTTCTTCCATGATTTTCGAAAAATTGATTGCAAAGCATATGATTATACGAGATGCCAGCAGCTTTCCTTTCCTGGATTCAAGATATATGAGATTCTGCTTCCTGCTTCCTGAGCAGAATCAAAAACTTCTGGATGCCTTAAAAGACATTATTGAATAA
- the thrC gene encoding threonine synthase translates to MNLLKYKSTRGGQSDISASYAIVQGIAKDGGLFVPETLPKLENSLDELKGMTYQELAYHIMKHFLTDFTEEELKGCIDKAYDKKFDTSKIAPLVNKDGVYFLELFHGPTLAFKDMALSILPHLLTTAAKKLNIEKEIVILTATSGDTGKAALEGFADVEGTRIIVFFPQDGVSEVQKRQMTTQVGENTYVIGIIGNFDDAQNGVKEIFGDEEFNQYLNENNYMLSSANSINIGRLVPQVVYYFYAYLQMAENNDIALGEQVNVVVPTGNFGNILAAYYAKQMGLPIGKLICASNDNKVLYDFFNTGKYDKDREFILTISPSMDILISSNLERLIYQIAGEDANKTKELMDNLKAKGHYEIDPSMKEKLADFYGGFASQEDTLLRIKELFESTGYLIDTHTAVAYAVYKDYVNKTKDTTKTVIASTASPYKFTTSVMGAVDKKYEAFSDFELIEKMSELTKIDIPEGIKDIDKRPVLHTKVCEKNEMKKVVGEILK, encoded by the coding sequence ATGAATTTATTAAAATATAAAAGTACAAGAGGAGGACAAAGTGATATCTCTGCATCCTATGCAATTGTTCAAGGCATTGCAAAAGATGGAGGATTATTTGTTCCGGAAACACTGCCTAAATTAGAAAATAGCTTAGATGAATTAAAGGGTATGACCTATCAGGAATTGGCTTATCATATTATGAAGCATTTCTTGACAGATTTTACGGAAGAAGAATTAAAAGGGTGTATCGACAAGGCATACGATAAGAAGTTTGATACTTCTAAGATAGCTCCTTTAGTGAATAAAGACGGCGTATACTTTTTAGAATTATTTCATGGGCCTACCTTGGCGTTTAAAGATATGGCATTGTCCATACTGCCTCATTTATTGACTACAGCGGCAAAGAAGCTTAATATAGAAAAGGAAATTGTAATTTTAACAGCTACCTCTGGAGATACAGGAAAAGCTGCCCTGGAAGGTTTTGCAGATGTAGAGGGGACAAGAATTATTGTATTCTTCCCGCAGGATGGTGTCAGTGAAGTTCAAAAACGCCAAATGACTACACAGGTGGGGGAAAATACATATGTAATAGGCATTATAGGTAATTTCGATGATGCCCAAAACGGAGTTAAAGAAATCTTTGGGGACGAAGAATTTAATCAGTACTTAAATGAAAACAATTATATGCTTTCATCGGCTAATTCCATAAACATTGGACGTCTGGTTCCCCAGGTGGTTTATTATTTCTATGCATATTTACAAATGGCAGAGAATAATGATATAGCCCTTGGAGAACAGGTTAATGTAGTTGTGCCTACAGGAAACTTCGGAAATATTCTGGCTGCATACTACGCAAAACAAATGGGACTGCCAATAGGCAAACTTATTTGTGCTTCCAATGACAATAAGGTATTGTATGACTTTTTCAACACAGGAAAATACGATAAAGACAGAGAATTTATTCTTACGATTTCACCCTCTATGGATATTTTGATCTCCAGCAATTTAGAAAGACTTATCTATCAGATAGCAGGGGAAGATGCGAATAAAACAAAAGAATTAATGGACAACCTTAAAGCAAAGGGACATTATGAGATTGATCCTTCAATGAAAGAAAAATTGGCAGATTTCTACGGAGGATTTGCGTCTCAGGAGGACACCCTACTCCGAATAAAAGAACTTTTTGAAAGCACAGGCTATCTCATAGATACCCATACTGCAGTGGCTTATGCTGTGTACAAGGATTATGTCAATAAAACAAAGGATACTACCAAGACGGTTATTGCTTCTACAGCAAGCCCTTATAAATTTACAACCAGTGTTATGGGCGCAGTAGATAAAAAATATGAAGCCTTCTCTGATTTTGAATTAATAGAAAAAATGAGTGAACTTACTAAAATTGATATCCCAGAAGGAATTAAAGATATTGATAAACGTCCAGTTCTTCATACAAAAGTATGCGAAAAGAACGAAATGAAAAAAGTTGTAGGAGAAATCCTTAAATAA
- a CDS encoding cold-shock protein — protein MKKGTVKWFNAEKGFGFISVDGEDDVFVHFSAIQGEGFKTLEEGQAVEFEVVEGARGPQAANVIKL, from the coding sequence ATGAAAAAAGGTACAGTAAAATGGTTTAACGCAGAGAAAGGATTTGGCTTTATTTCTGTAGATGGAGAAGATGATGTATTCGTACATTTCTCTGCTATCCAAGGAGAAGGTTTCAAAACTTTGGAAGAAGGTCAAGCGGTAGAATTCGAAGTTGTTGAAGGCGCTAGAGGACCTCAAGCAGCGAATGTAATTAAATTATAA
- a CDS encoding zinc dependent phospholipase C family protein — translation MSLLESAYGNFLRISFAMINPLKKSVIKTQCQVHKFINAAALNILMNDGYIKEYALYNEYLDSINDGAVWADQDFKSTGHFYNPYTKKGLYGRKNALDLSGKYYNNAINLWNINEKNKSMFYLGAALHILQDMVIPQHANVRLLDNHKQYETFVKRTYKYVQEFKVETGAYVLDSLEEYIRLNARTAIKLYKKFRIIEDDEQRFYRTTRCILPLAERTTAGCMVTFYKTIIPDEKINRYVIEQNIKNMR, via the coding sequence ATGAGTTTATTGGAATCTGCATATGGCAATTTTCTTCGTATTTCCTTTGCTATGATTAATCCCTTGAAAAAATCTGTTATTAAAACCCAATGTCAAGTTCATAAATTTATTAATGCTGCTGCACTTAATATCTTAATGAATGACGGTTATATTAAGGAATATGCTCTATATAATGAATATCTGGATTCGATCAATGACGGTGCCGTATGGGCGGACCAGGATTTTAAAAGTACGGGGCATTTTTATAATCCCTATACAAAAAAAGGGCTCTATGGAAGAAAAAATGCACTGGACTTATCTGGTAAGTATTATAATAACGCAATTAATCTCTGGAATATCAACGAAAAAAATAAATCTATGTTTTATTTAGGTGCGGCGCTTCATATTTTACAGGACATGGTTATTCCCCAGCATGCAAATGTTAGACTTCTGGATAATCATAAACAATATGAGACTTTTGTAAAAAGAACCTATAAATATGTACAGGAATTTAAAGTGGAAACCGGTGCATATGTTTTAGATTCATTGGAAGAATATATTAGATTAAATGCCAGAACAGCAATAAAACTTTATAAAAAATTTAGAATCATAGAGGATGATGAACAAAGATTTTATCGCACGACAAGATGTATTCTTCCTCTGGCTGAGCGCACCACTGCAGGCTGCATGGTAACTTTTTATAAAACCATAATTCCTGATGAAAAAATTAATCGCTATGTGATTGAGCAAAATATAAAAAATATGAGATAA
- a CDS encoding N-acetyltransferase family protein translates to MNISIRRATPKDIESITKIYNDAISNSTATFDLEEKTLEDRKQWFQEHDDRYPIIVAEYDGTIVGYGCLSSFRPKRAYESSVEHSVYIHKDFRGKGIGSSLLGELIKLASELKYHVMVAVITEGNEDSIRLHKKFNFKYAGALKEIGYKFNQWQSIVFYQLFL, encoded by the coding sequence ATGAATATTTCCATACGAAGAGCAACGCCAAAGGATATCGAATCCATTACAAAAATATATAATGATGCTATTTCTAACAGTACCGCTACATTTGATTTAGAAGAAAAAACTTTAGAAGACAGAAAGCAGTGGTTTCAAGAACACGATGACCGCTATCCAATCATCGTAGCGGAATATGATGGAACGATTGTTGGATATGGGTGTCTGTCCAGCTTTCGACCAAAGCGAGCCTATGAAAGTTCCGTAGAACATTCTGTCTATATTCATAAAGATTTTAGAGGCAAAGGTATTGGAAGTTCGCTGCTGGGGGAGCTCATAAAACTTGCATCAGAGCTAAAATACCATGTCATGGTAGCCGTTATTACAGAGGGAAATGAAGACAGCATACGTCTTCATAAGAAATTCAATTTTAAGTATGCAGGCGCTTTAAAAGAAATAGGCTATAAGTTTAATCAGTGGCAAAGCATCGTTTTTTACCAATTATTTTTGTAA
- a CDS encoding helix-turn-helix transcriptional regulator, with translation MSQYDNAKAMRELRKRRKMKKLCTRCGKPVEGVHVQCNACREYCKMYALLHPKEKVIIRSLKTWEVKNKKLYQILLERKMTIPQLAQMVGVSSRSVDRWVFEGSIPKLENREKVNACLNTEIFDIEAKV, from the coding sequence ATGAGTCAATACGATAATGCAAAGGCTATGAGAGAACTAAGAAAAAGAAGAAAGATGAAAAAATTATGTACGCGATGCGGGAAACCCGTTGAGGGGGTACATGTTCAATGTAATGCATGTAGAGAATATTGTAAAATGTATGCACTGTTGCATCCAAAAGAAAAAGTCATTATTCGCAGTCTTAAAACATGGGAAGTAAAAAATAAAAAATTGTATCAAATACTGCTTGAAAGAAAGATGACTATCCCTCAATTGGCACAAATGGTCGGGGTTTCTTCCAGAAGTGTTGACAGATGGGTTTTTGAAGGCTCCATTCCTAAGCTAGAGAATAGGGAGAAGGTCAATGCTTGCTTGAATACGGAGATCTTTGATATTGAAGCTAAAGTGTGA
- a CDS encoding phosphatase PAP2 family protein, with protein sequence MKKLKEFLTANRHFFILLYYFVILFGYQLLNKYTVPKYYMYHPIDRYIPFVPIMVVPYVFWYILITASLIYLGFTCKKDFYRLALFMFGGMTLCYIIFILFPNGQNLRPVITETNIFTTIITFIYTLDNPTNSAPSMHVIDTMAVYIALRKNEKLSKIKILQTTSAIVTILIIMSTVMIKQHSILDVMYGLLMSLVLYIMIYRIPYHKFKFAAKKEAQQQV encoded by the coding sequence ATGAAAAAATTAAAAGAATTTTTAACCGCCAACCGTCATTTTTTTATCTTGCTTTATTATTTTGTTATTTTATTTGGTTATCAACTGTTAAATAAATATACTGTCCCCAAATATTACATGTACCATCCTATTGACCGTTATATTCCCTTTGTGCCCATTATGGTGGTCCCTTATGTATTTTGGTATATATTAATCACAGCTTCACTTATTTATTTAGGATTTACTTGTAAAAAAGATTTTTATAGACTTGCGTTGTTTATGTTTGGAGGAATGACTCTTTGCTACATCATATTTATCCTCTTCCCCAATGGACAAAATCTAAGGCCTGTGATCACCGAAACCAATATCTTTACGACAATCATCACTTTTATCTATACTTTAGATAATCCAACCAACTCAGCACCTAGTATGCATGTAATAGATACTATGGCGGTTTACATCGCCCTTAGAAAAAATGAGAAATTAAGCAAAATAAAAATATTACAAACCACTTCTGCCATTGTTACAATTCTAATCATTATGTCCACGGTAATGATAAAGCAACATTCCATCCTTGATGTTATGTACGGATTATTAATGAGTTTAGTACTATATATTATGATTTACCGCATTCCTTATCATAAGTTTAAATTTGCTGCTAAAAAAGAAGCCCAGCAACAAGTATAA
- a CDS encoding peptidylprolyl isomerase, producing MENGLQIKLELYPDIAPNTVNNFISLAKKGFYDGLIFHRVIRGFMIQGGDPEGSGMGGPGYSIKGEFKSNGFDNPLKHTRGVISMARAQNPNSAGSQFFIMHEDAPHLDGQYAAFGKTLEGFETIDEIANVKTDYFDRPMIEQKIKTITIDTFGEEYPEPETV from the coding sequence ATGGAAAATGGTCTTCAAATTAAATTAGAGTTGTATCCTGATATTGCACCGAATACAGTGAATAATTTTATTTCTTTAGCAAAAAAAGGATTCTACGACGGATTAATTTTTCATAGAGTCATTAGAGGATTTATGATTCAAGGCGGGGACCCGGAAGGAAGTGGCATGGGTGGACCTGGATACAGCATCAAAGGAGAATTTAAAAGCAATGGCTTTGATAACCCTTTAAAACATACAAGAGGTGTTATTTCCATGGCCAGAGCTCAAAATCCTAATTCAGCCGGTTCTCAATTCTTTATTATGCATGAAGATGCTCCCCATTTAGACGGCCAGTATGCAGCATTTGGAAAAACCCTTGAAGGCTTTGAGACCATTGATGAAATTGCCAATGTTAAAACAGACTATTTTGATCGCCCCATGATAGAACAAAAGATTAAGACCATCACCATAGATACTTTTGGAGAAGAATATCCTGAACCTGAAACAGTATAA
- a CDS encoding (2Fe-2S) ferredoxin domain-containing protein gives MVIVEVCIGSDCHSKGAYELVSSLKSLVKKHNFDDEVVIKGAFCLGHCTKAVSVRIDRDQIYSVQPEKAEEFFEECIKKNLELCRI, from the coding sequence ATGGTTATAGTTGAAGTATGTATTGGAAGCGATTGTCATTCAAAAGGAGCTTATGAACTTGTTAGTTCATTGAAATCATTAGTTAAAAAACATAATTTTGATGATGAAGTTGTCATTAAAGGTGCCTTTTGTTTAGGACATTGTACCAAAGCTGTATCCGTTAGAATCGATCGTGATCAAATTTATTCTGTTCAGCCGGAAAAGGCAGAAGAATTTTTTGAGGAATGTATTAAAAAGAATTTGGAATTATGCAGAATATAA
- the speD gene encoding adenosylmethionine decarboxylase translates to MEIKPIKKLKLYGFNNLTKTLSFNMYDICYAKTEEDRKNYIKYIDEQYNAERLTKILTDVAHIIGANILNIAQQDYEPQGASVTMLISEGQVVPPDMSVKNESPGPLPEAVVAHLDKSHITVHTYPESHPDDGISTFRADIDVSTCGHISPLKALNYLIHSFDSDIMTIDYRVRGFTRDIHGKKLFIDHKINSIQNYISPDTRNRYQMIDVNVYQENTFHTKMLLREFDLNNYLFGIEKKELLPREKQKIIQKLKKEMAEIFYGRNMPSMKK, encoded by the coding sequence ATGGAAATTAAACCTATCAAGAAGTTAAAACTCTACGGATTTAACAATCTAACAAAGACCCTAAGTTTCAATATGTATGATATTTGTTATGCAAAGACGGAAGAAGACCGCAAAAATTATATCAAATATATTGACGAGCAGTATAATGCGGAACGTTTAACTAAGATACTTACGGACGTTGCACATATTATTGGGGCGAATATTTTAAATATTGCCCAGCAAGATTACGAACCCCAAGGGGCTAGCGTAACCATGTTGATTTCTGAGGGTCAGGTAGTTCCTCCGGATATGTCAGTAAAGAACGAATCTCCAGGTCCTCTACCCGAGGCGGTAGTTGCTCACCTGGACAAGAGTCATATTACAGTGCATACTTATCCGGAAAGTCATCCAGACGACGGTATTAGTACATTTCGTGCCGATATTGATGTATCAACTTGTGGCCATATTTCTCCGCTTAAAGCGTTAAATTATCTGATTCACAGTTTTGATTCTGATATTATGACGATTGATTATCGTGTGAGAGGTTTTACAAGAGATATCCATGGTAAGAAGCTCTTTATTGACCATAAAATAAACTCAATACAAAACTATATCTCACCCGATACAAGAAATCGATACCAAATGATAGATGTTAATGTGTACCAGGAAAACACTTTCCATACAAAAATGCTTCTTAGAGAATTTGATCTTAATAATTATCTCTTTGGAATTGAAAAGAAAGAATTGCTTCCTCGCGAAAAGCAGAAAATTATTCAAAAACTCAAAAAAGAGATGGCAGAAATTTTTTATGGAAGGAATATGCCTTCAATGAAAAAATAA
- the hpt gene encoding hypoxanthine phosphoribosyltransferase, with protein sequence MQNDIKEILFTEEEIAEKVKELGQQISKDYSGENLTVVGILKGSNIFMGDLIRKIDIPLSIDFMVVSSYGQSTESSGVVKVLKDLEYSIEGKNILIVEDIIDTGLTLDYLKENLLRRKPKSLKICTLLDKPARRKVDLKVDYIGFEIPDAFIVGYGIDYAERYRNLPYVAVLKEEVYQ encoded by the coding sequence ATGCAAAACGATATTAAAGAAATTTTATTCACTGAAGAAGAAATAGCAGAGAAAGTAAAAGAATTAGGACAACAGATTTCAAAGGATTATTCTGGAGAAAATCTTACGGTAGTAGGAATCCTAAAGGGTTCTAATATCTTTATGGGGGATTTGATTCGAAAAATCGATATTCCTCTTTCTATTGATTTTATGGTTGTATCAAGCTACGGTCAATCCACAGAAAGCAGCGGTGTCGTTAAAGTATTAAAAGATTTAGAGTACAGCATAGAAGGGAAAAATATACTCATCGTTGAAGACATTATAGATACAGGCCTTACCCTGGATTATTTGAAAGAAAACCTGCTTAGAAGAAAACCGAAATCCTTAAAAATATGTACTCTGCTGGATAAGCCTGCACGAAGAAAAGTAGATTTAAAGGTGGATTACATAGGATTTGAAATCCCTGACGCATTCATTGTAGGCTACGGGATAGATTATGCTGAAAGATATAGAAATCTTCCTTATGTAGCAGTATTAAAAGAAGAGGTATATCAATAA
- a CDS encoding DNA gyrase subunit A, translated as MGETLTSIQKITDTLKQNYMPYAMSVIVSRAIPEIDGFKPAHRKLLYTMYKMGLLQGARTKSANIVGQTMRLNPHGDQAIYETMVRLTVGAETILVPFIDSKGNFGKQYSRDMAYAAPRYTEAKLAPICKELFADIDKNTVEFVDNYDGTMKEPMLLPTTFPNILVNPNQGIAVGMANNICSFNLKEVCKATIECLKNDQADIHKYLKAPDFPTGGKIIYNEEEMRNIYETGRGSFKIRAVYQYDEKNNYIEITQIPYTTTVEAIIDKLVDLIKAGKIKEISDIRDETDLGGLKLTLDLKRNTDPDELMKKLYTLTPLEDSFNCNFNILIDGHPRVMGIKEILSEWIKFRISCIRNKSQFEIERKSEKLHLLLGLEQILLDIDKAIKIIRDTEKEKEVIPNLMAGFKIDEKQAEFIAEIKLRNLNKEYILNRIGEADTLRKEIDSLSKLIQDDHKIKKVIEKELQRIEKEYGAPRKTEIIAEEKITAISKEDLIDDYGVKIFLTEHQYIKKISLASYRANSNHAIKDGDRILQEIDLNNRGDILLFSDKQNVYRIKAYELEDSKASNLGDYIPNVLEMEEDENIIFISEGNTYTGFVLIAFENGKLIKIPLKYYETKQYRRKLVGGYYGRSRCVRILSITEDMDILLIRNDEKAALINTHLIPVGKQRQTAGVQSIKMAKKSFLKTVLTPNEFADMDLENLRAEELPALGKGVNTQLKLNL; from the coding sequence ATGGGGGAAACTTTAACTTCTATACAAAAGATTACCGATACATTAAAACAAAATTATATGCCCTATGCCATGAGTGTCATCGTATCCAGGGCGATTCCCGAGATAGACGGTTTTAAACCGGCCCATAGAAAGCTTTTATATACCATGTATAAGATGGGGCTCCTTCAGGGAGCAAGAACCAAATCAGCCAATATCGTTGGACAAACCATGAGGCTTAATCCTCATGGTGACCAGGCAATTTATGAAACCATGGTGCGTTTAACCGTTGGGGCAGAAACCATTTTAGTTCCGTTCATAGATTCTAAGGGGAACTTTGGTAAGCAGTATTCCAGAGATATGGCCTATGCAGCGCCCAGATATACAGAAGCGAAACTGGCTCCTATATGCAAAGAACTCTTTGCGGATATTGATAAAAATACTGTGGAATTTGTTGATAACTATGATGGAACCATGAAGGAACCAATGCTTTTGCCCACAACATTTCCTAATATATTGGTTAATCCCAACCAAGGTATTGCCGTAGGGATGGCAAATAATATATGCTCTTTTAACTTAAAAGAGGTATGCAAAGCCACGATAGAATGTCTTAAAAACGACCAAGCCGATATCCATAAATACTTAAAGGCTCCGGATTTTCCTACTGGAGGGAAAATCATCTACAATGAAGAGGAAATGAGAAACATATATGAAACCGGGAGGGGCAGTTTCAAAATTCGTGCGGTATACCAGTATGATGAAAAAAATAATTATATTGAGATTACTCAGATTCCCTATACCACTACGGTTGAAGCTATTATTGACAAGCTGGTTGATTTGATCAAAGCAGGAAAAATCAAAGAAATAAGCGATATCAGGGATGAAACAGATTTAGGTGGACTCAAATTAACCCTGGATTTAAAAAGAAATACCGATCCTGATGAACTTATGAAGAAGCTTTACACCCTAACGCCTTTAGAAGATAGTTTTAATTGCAATTTTAATATCCTGATTGACGGGCATCCGAGAGTGATGGGTATTAAAGAAATTTTATCCGAATGGATTAAATTCAGAATCTCTTGCATACGCAACAAGTCACAATTTGAAATAGAAAGAAAGTCTGAAAAATTACACCTGCTTTTGGGACTTGAACAAATCCTGCTGGATATTGATAAAGCAATTAAAATCATTAGAGATACAGAAAAAGAAAAAGAAGTGATTCCGAATTTAATGGCAGGCTTTAAAATTGACGAAAAACAAGCAGAGTTTATTGCAGAAATCAAACTAAGAAATTTAAATAAAGAATATATACTTAATCGTATCGGAGAAGCCGATACCTTAAGAAAAGAGATAGACAGTCTTTCAAAACTCATTCAGGATGATCATAAAATAAAAAAAGTCATCGAAAAAGAACTTCAAAGAATTGAAAAGGAATATGGGGCACCGAGAAAAACTGAAATTATTGCAGAAGAGAAGATCACTGCCATTTCTAAAGAAGATTTGATTGATGACTATGGGGTTAAAATATTTTTGACGGAACATCAATATATTAAAAAAATCTCCCTCGCATCTTACAGAGCTAACTCAAACCATGCAATAAAAGATGGGGATAGAATCCTGCAAGAAATAGATCTAAATAATAGGGGAGATATCCTTTTATTTTCTGACAAGCAAAATGTATACAGAATTAAAGCTTACGAATTGGAAGACTCTAAGGCAAGCAATTTGGGGGACTATATTCCAAACGTATTAGAAATGGAGGAAGACGAAAACATTATTTTTATCTCCGAAGGCAACACCTATACAGGATTTGTTTTGATTGCCTTTGAAAACGGCAAGCTCATCAAGATACCTCTTAAATATTACGAAACGAAGCAATACAGACGAAAGCTTGTTGGAGGGTATTACGGCCGTTCTAGATGTGTTAGAATCCTTTCTATAACGGAGGATATGGATATCCTGCTTATAAGAAATGATGAAAAAGCTGCCCTTATTAACACCCATTTGATACCTGTTGGCAAGCAAAGACAAACTGCAGGTGTACAAAGTATAAAAATGGCCAAAAAGAGTTTTCTAAAAACGGTCCTTACGCCTAATGAATTTGCTGATATGGATCTCGAGAACTTAAGAGCTGAAGAATTGCCGGCACTGGGCAAAGGGGTTAATACACAGCTTAAATTAAATTTATAG